The window CCGACTTTCCATTCCGCTCGACTGTGGTGCCAACAGACGACACTCACACTCTGACGAGCCTCCGACGACCCGCCTCCGACGAGCTGCCGACGGAGACACGGACGGAATACAGGGAGCAAGCTTGGTAGCCGATCGACGTGGTAGCCTTTTCAACCACGCCACTGCTCAGGCGCTCGGATCGGATCGGCTCACATCGAATTGAGCCTCTTGATTCGGCCTCGCTCAAAGGAAACAACAGATAGCAAACAGCAAAGAGGACAAAAGCAACGTGGTGGCATACGAGATCGCGATTACGGGCGGGTCGAAATCGAGTTACGAGCAATAAATAATCATACACGACACGTACGCCAAAAACGAAAGCAGTCTAAGCGAAATCTCGGCTCGAGAGAGAAAAAGAAAGGAAAATCTCGATTGTCGAGATCGACCAGTACTGCGTGTCGCTGTCCTGATTGCCGGCCAGGGCTTTGCTTCGGTAGCCGGAATCCTTCGCACCCGTTGGTTGGTGgcggcacaggcacaggtaGGTCCCTGGCGCTGCGCTGGACTGGACCCCCGCCCGCTGGACGCCCCGCTAGCCGCCCCTCTGGTGAGGGCCTAACGGACGGCAATGGACAGCGCCATGGCCACTCTGCAGGCTCCCTCAGCGCCGCCCGACTTtcccctgccgccgctgcaaCGTCAGACGTCCCGGTATCGCAACCTGCGAGGCAAAAGCATATCGTCGACGCAACCTTTCGAGATCTTCCACGACGTCAGAGGGGACCCCTTCGGCACGAGCCAGAGCCGTCCGTCATGGCTGTCCTCGCGACcggcgcctcgacggcgctccAAGAGCTTTGCGAGCGTCCGCTACGCGCCCGCCCAGATGCAGATGGAGCTGGAGATGGAGAGGCGTCGACCGATGGATATGGAGACGCAGTCGCTCAGGGTGCGGCACAAGCAGCCGGTGTACCGAGggcacgagtacgagttCGAGTACGGTTACGATGACGAATGCAAAAGGCACGCAGTACCGGTCGTGCACGCGCTGCACCCTGGACACGCCGGCGGCTACCATCCGCCGACTAGCACAGcgcagcctcggcggcgggtgggGATGGTGGGCACGGcacgctcgccgccaccgccgctcCCCACCTTTATTCTCAATCCCAAACCAGTCAATGTCGCAAACAATGCGCGGATCGAAGCCTTGGAGGACGCCCTCAGATCACCCTTGTACGACCTCGAGCACTCGCCGTCCAAAGCCGCGAGGGAGACGGACGATTTAGACAGGCAAACCGCTCACGCCGTTACTGACTCGACGCCACCCTCCAGCTGGTCATCACCAACCTCGGATTTTCCGCAGGaccaggacgacgacgacgagcacgacgacgacgaggacttTGAGCATTACCAGCACATccgggacgacgacgaagactacgacgacgagggagagcACGAGAGAGAGCACGCGAGAGAGCACAAGAGAGAGCACGAGAgagagcacgagcacgagcagaGCCAAGGTCATCGCCACGACCTAGACGAACATCGCCATAGTCGTCTCGAGCCCGAAGCCGACCCCGAAATCGAGACTCGAagatcgccgccgccgccgccgcctcccttgTCCTTTTCCTTCCCATTTTCGGAACCGCGAccggcggaggaggcgcgACGACCCAAGGGAACTGCAGCCGCCGGCTCGACACCCCTAGATCCCCTCGGAAGCCCGTGGAAGCGACCGGCTCAGGACGAagaggaaaaggaaaaggaaaaggaaaaggaaaaggaaaaggaaaggGAAAGGGAAGAGAAGAGCgcccgcgtcgccgacgagatcgcccgactcgaggccgagaccgACCGGATACTTGCCGAGCAGCGCAAGCTCGATCTCCAGCGCCTTCACGCCTCCctcccgacgccggccaagcccgtcgcggccgacaagccgtcgtcgccggtgaAACCCACGACTcccacctcgacgccgaagcAGAAGCGCtcgcgcctcggcctcgacaaaATCCCCTCCCTCCTGAGACGCAGACGGTCGAATGCGGCCGACACGATGAATCCCAACGACCCAAGCAACCCCAACAACGCGacccctcctcctctgcccTCCAACCGCGGAAccccctccgccgtcgcctccgcgAGACCGAACCATAGCCAGCGTCCGAGCGTGAGTGCCGTCGATGACTCGTCGTTGCCTGTGACCGCCATGAGCGaagacgccgtcgtcgccgccgccgccgccgcctccaaGCCTGCGGCCATGCCCTTTGATGCGCCCGCCTCCGccagcaacggcggcgagagggtACGTTTCGGCACCCATCGAACCTACGTCCGAATGAGCTCACCAGCTGACATTCTTCCCCTCTTGCTCTTCCCCCCCACACAGTCGGTTGTCGTTCGATGCGATACCTTCAtcaccaccgtcaccgtcaccgccgaCACCTCACCCGGCGACATCATCCAAACCGTCGCGAGACAGACGAAGCATCCCGTGACCGCCTCCACCTCGGTCCTTCTCGAGGCCTActccgccctcggcctcgagcgtcctcttcgccgcTACGAGCGGGTCCGCGACACGCTGAATTCCTGGGACAGCGATCAGCAAAACtcgctcatcgtcgtcgcgagCGAGACCGTCAGCAACGACCAGAACCTCGACATCGACTCCGTCGACCGCACCGACGACCCGCCCCCGGGCTTCTGCGTCCAGCTTCACCACTCCTCCCGACCGGGCAAGTGGCAGAAGCGCTGGATGACCCTCCTCGACAGCGGTCAGATGTTCCTCTCCAAGCGACCCGACGCCGGCCCCTCCGACAAGGACAGCACCGTCGTCTGCCACCTCTCCGACTTCGACATATACAAGCCCAAGGAGAGCGAGCTGCGGCGGAACCTCAAGCCGCCCAAGAAGTTCTGCTACGCCATCAAGAGTCAGCAAAAGACCTTCGTCTTCCCCAACGGCACCAACTTCGTCCACTTCTTCTGCACGGACGATCATCAGCTCGCCACCCGCTTCTTCGACCTCGTTCACGGCTGGCGGAGCTGGTACCTCGCCAGCAAGCTGGTGCCCCCCGAGGAGGAGATCAgcgctcctccgccgccgcccaatTTCAGCAACCCCTTGATCAACAGGGCAAAGTCGAACAAGGAAACCTTGCGCAtctccatcgacggcagcggaGAGCCGCTCATGGACGTCAGCGGCTTCAAGGCGCCCGACATCTCGACCCTCACCCTGCCACCCCGCAAGACGTCGTCCAAGGGCTCGTCCGGGAGCAAGTCGTCACCCACAAGCCCCGACGGGCCCGGGACCTTCTCCTCCGAAggtctcctcggcgacggctaCGAGAAGCGCCggcaggccgaggcggcgacgagagcggcCAACAAATCGGCCAAAGTCGAAGGTCCCTACACCGAAGGTCCCTCTCTCCTGAACGGCGGCATCCCCTCGAACACGACGACCGCCGCGGAGACCAAGTCTTGGTTTCCCTCGGCTTCCGAGCACACGGCCCGCATCCGAGCCAATTCCCTCCACAACACCCGCCGACCCCCGAGGGTGACGGATCCTGACTTGCTCCGACGGGAGAATCCCATGCCTGCGCCGCTCCTCCAGTTTGACGACGCGACCCTGCCCCAGCCATCgcgccatcaccatcatggACCCAAGTCGAGCCCCAACAGGACCCGCTCCATGGGGAGGCgccccggcgccggcggcggaccgCTCATCGATTTCGCCACCGGCGGTCAGTCCGAGCCACTCCCGAACGGGCCGCCGAAGCGGACCGTATCCCGACGAGGTCTCCCCGCTTCGGCACCTGGCGTGCAAGGCCCTCCGTCGCACGAGCTTTCCCGGACCAGGAGCCGCTCGAGCGCGGGATCCGTCCGCAGCAGCCACTCCCGCCGTCACGGTCCCGACAACCATTCTGCGCCTCCCGTGCCTCCCTTGCCCAACCGATCCCCGCGCCGCGATCAGTTCGACATGCCGGTGTCTCCCCAAGGCCGCGGGCTGCGCCGTCCCGAACCGCTCGTCGACCGTGCGCGGTAGACGACCCCAAAACCCTCTCCCGTTCGTCATTTCACCCTTCTTGTCTACCTTGTACCATTTACCCATTCCCCCCAACTTGTTGCCCCACGTTCTCTCTCCAACCTGTGAAGCCACAGCGTATGAGGATGTCTGCAGAAAACATGCTGTTTTTGGGTACCTTGCGCGCGCGACGCTCTCCCTTCTGTgctgcgtcggcatcggcttATTATTAATATCGGCGACGCTGGTCTCAGCTGCCGAGGCGAGAACCATGCTGCATTTGCTGCGAGATTGCTGCTTGCCATATTGGGCTCTTATAAAAGAACGGAACGGAACAGATGCGGTTCAGATATTCCATTACTCGGCGACATGGGCACGCAACGCAAACGctacagtaattacacgTACTTATTTATCGGGAAGGGGCGGACGTTATTTCCTCTTCATTTTTTTAGGGCCCAATCACATGCCTCGACATGGATGCTGTAGAGACCATATACAATAATGACGATTTCAACTTCACAAGTGCCATCCATCCCTTCCCTACCGTGTCGTGCCCTTGTACGCAACAACGCAAAGTTGATCTCGGCCTAGGTTTGGGCCTGAGCTTCGGGCTTACATGTTTCCGGTCCGATTGGTTTCGCCGTCTACTTGGTTCGCTTAAAAATCTTGTCGAGGAAGGCCTTGAAGACTTCCTTCTTGAGGCCGTCACTCTCGTCGACGTTCTCGATCATGGTGTCGATCTCCTTCTTGCGTTTTTCCTCAAAGATCTCGAAGCACCCCTTCAGATCCATGTCGTCGTAGAGCTTCTTGATGATGGCCTCCTTGGCATCGTCCTTCTGGCCATAGTTGTCCTCGAGGATCTGGCGCTGTTCGGACGTCGACTTGGCGAGCGCTTGGTTGACGAGCCAGGAGCACTTGTTGTCCTTGATGTCGGTGCCGATCTTGCCGATGTGCTCGGGAAGGCCAAAGTTGTCGAGGTAGTCGTCCTGGATCTGGAAGTACTCGCCGAGGGGGATGAGGATGTCCTGGGCCTGCTTGAGGTTCTTGGGAGTTGCTAGATTGAGCTGgtggagggcgagggcgacggggaGGTAGAAGGAGTAGTAGGCCGTCTTGTAGATGACGATGAACTGGTACTTTGTCATGGAAAAGTTGTCGAGGTTGACCTTGTCCTCGGGCGCCGTGAGGAGATCGCAGAGCTGGCCGAGCTCCGTCTGGAGCGTCGTCTCGTGGaagagctcgaggaggtcgacGTAGGCGGGGTGGGAGCGGAAGTACTTCTTGAGGAGGATGTAGATGCCGGACTCGAGGATGAAGGCGTCGTTGATGGCGATCATGCCCACGCCGTCTTGACGGTACCAGCAAGGCTGTCCACGGCGGGTGATGCTGCTGTCCATGATGTCGTCGGagacgaggaagaaggcTTGGAGCAGCTCCGTCATCCAGCCGAGCGTCGCCGACTGGAAGTATTCCTGCTCATCGAGGGGCctgccgaggaggatggagacCGAGTCGGGGACGGACATGCCGCGATTGCATTTACCGCCCAGCGGGTTGACCTCGAGGTTCTGCCCATCCCGGCACCGTCAGCAACCGCAGATGttcgagacggacgagaccTGTCTTGCGCAGATCCGGCACGAGACAACGAGGAACGGAGAGCGGGCGGGCGGATTTTTTTTGGAGGGGTTCTGGTTTTcttggggggaggggggggggggttgtgTTTTTTGCTTCACCCACCTTCTTGAGCCAGTCGAGCTCGGCTTGCGGCAGGTTGTACGAGCGCGCATGGTCGAGGATGTCTTCCTCGAGCTTCGGGTACACGGCCTCGAACTCTTTGAGCGTCGTTTTTTGCGCCATTTTGGGCGGGCAACAGTGCTTCGACGGGcggaagggggaggggggagggtgTGGAAAACAGGAGGATGAGTGCACCAGCGGGGGAGGATGAACGAAGAAAGAAGCGCTCGCGTTCTACCGCGACGTTGGGACCCTGGCGGGGTTGGGTGGTTTTTGGAGGGGGTACCCAATGCAattactcgtacggagtactgcgaGTCCCCGATGGGTGCACGGGGGGAATATGGCTTGTGGGACGCGATATGGGGAAGCAGTTCCGTCGGCTCCTCGCATGAATGCTGTAATACTAGCAGTCGtggtacggagaacggagagGCTAACACGATCGAATCAAACTCAGCACCATCGCTAACGATATAGGGTCAACTTTTCTACCGCAGAGCGGTGACGGCAACTAGCTAGCTGCGGACGAGGGAAGAAGAAAGTTCATGCGCGGGCAGGGAGCTGCGATTAGATGAATTCTTGGCTGCGATTGAGATGCACCTGATAGATCGGTGGACATCTCATGTGTATCGTATTTTGTACCATGTAACAGTGACACCTGTACTACCTACTGTATGCCCTACCTAGTAGTGCAGGGTCACCCTAATCCCAGGGCCATGATAATCACCGGGACACCGTCGGATTAGGGTGGTCCCCtagtacagagtaagtactccgtacatgtgcctaCAGTAAGTTTGTGCATGCATcaggtacaactacttactattacttacttacctagtactgtacgtacacctaccgagcgcacgcaagtactgtagcacaactgcatgtactccgtacataagtacatgtactacctactaacctagtagtactactaacctagtagtactgtacctacggagtagtactccgtactggcacTAAAAATTACATGTTTTGGTGGGGTTGATGGGGTTGAGAGCCTCCGTGATCCGCACAGAGGTACATGCTTTTGGTAGACCTGCTCGTAAAACACAGACAAGTAATactgcgagtacttgcaagaaGGCGTACTTGCATTACAGTATcactattagtacttacatgtgctgtaagtacagtaatcaAGTAATACACAGACatatacttgcaagtaatacaaccaagtgcggagtactacttgtaGTACCCCAGTGCTGTACTGGCCTGTTTGTAGCGCTCGAAGCCATTACACTAATGTCAGTGCAGACCGATTTGGGCCACGAATTGGTGATACCAGGCAGCAGGCCAAACAGACTGCAAGCCATTCCCTCGTTCAAAAACAAAGAAGAAACCAGAGAACCAAGCAAAATTATACCAGTGGCAAAAAAGGGCTCGATTATGCGCGCCTCCAGTCACCTCATGGATTTTTTTTCTTGCCTCGGCAGCAGTAGGCCTCGTGTTGAGCAGTTCCCGTACTGGTGATACCTGTGACGGAACGAAACGGAAACTAACAGGTAGTTGTCGACACCAACAATGCACTTCTCCTCCAGTGATGCTCAAGTGATATGTACTTTGGTGATGATTTGCTCAAGAACGCGACGGCATTTATTAATTGCCATTGTATTCGTGGCCCTCTCCAGGAGCATAACGAGCCGCTGCAGTCGTAAGTAAGTTGGTGCGATGTAAGTATGTGTATGCATTGCAGGTGCAAATTGTACGGAATTTATGAGTAGTTCTGTCTTGCATATCAGAACACAGTGCGTAAATACAGTATACTCTTTAACCACACTGTACACTCACCAACGCGTTTCTGCGGGACGGGTCGCCATCTTGCAAATGCTTTGCACGGGCACGCACAATGGATGAATGGCGCCTGGATTGGGACATCGCAAGTTCATCTCGTCCCAATGAAACCATATCGACCGAGCTTCCCACAGCTTGGCTGATGCCGGATCCCCCCATCGGATGCCGTATTTGACAGCCTCCGACCGGCGTACTCCCTCGATCGCTTTCTCTCTCCAGCACC of the Drechmeria coniospora strain ARSEF 6962 chromosome 01, whole genome shotgun sequence genome contains:
- a CDS encoding Farnesyl pyrophosphate synthetase; translated protein: MAQKTTLKEFEAVYPKLEEDILDHARSYNLPQAELDWLKKNLEVNPLGGKCNRGMSVPDSVSILLGRPLDEQEYFQSATLGWMTELLQAFFLVSDDIMDSSITRRGQPCWYRQDGVGMIAINDAFILESGIYILLKKYFRSHPAYVDLLELFHETTLQTELGQLCDLLTAPEDKVNLDNFSMTKYQFIVIYKTAYYSFYLPVALALHQLNLATPKNLKQAQDILIPLGEYFQIQDDYLDNFGLPEHIGKIGTDIKDNKCSWLVNQALAKSTSEQRQILEDNYGQKDDAKEAIIKKLYDDMDLKGCFEIFEEKRKKEIDTMIENVDESDGLKKEVFKAFLDKIFKRTK